The following proteins come from a genomic window of Musa acuminata AAA Group cultivar baxijiao chromosome BXJ1-7, Cavendish_Baxijiao_AAA, whole genome shotgun sequence:
- the LOC103973510 gene encoding uncharacterized protein LOC103973510 encodes MSDKIVITYKRKRSSSQSDLTKARKVDSSEKTEQEMLPKAELDAFDERFDQVSVMPDIGKEAASKIEPHEAFSRARCDAEIVGESQPPCSQGESMGLTTTDTTKNYITVENEQPDLAQNEIVTREETGDKVVEERGHENLVKPQSSTPNRAAVLPDENSDGKAKKTEGLVNVDKALQEFSDVERIGVYSGQASYRMASSSLRPVGSSVQNQLDPESRSKGKLPFSNLRCPAHKKHQLTEASDTSYVCANSPDIVGPKISLEDFRNMPSSSSGLNFKNSVHQDDRGREIQWPDFGDTASKSQHQQMFNDATHAWHSTLSDKPRRILAPWSEPELDFLWIGVRRHGLNNWNAILNDPILCFLRSRVAKDLAEQWSREHKKLLDDTPSQPTRPYSAPALSPSPFMPRSATHVCYSGNISLPSGLQTERAETTFSPRGLFIHNENTRGSIPVGRTPVNHHLGSNPARSDYSTTGIRYPRNFEAHDIKNQFETSTLHRGLLETPRHEVQSPPGSSITLPHWLSEALKRNQERLGLADPSTGRSILKNEERIYNPNFENLPAPDHTVASHGNAGGTRVDEPWFPERSCMIPVRGITFQGFPSVDPGWDTKSFDSSAPSTLGMIIGETSKDAVDAGLGPNNALDWNKKSSGSVGPSNLGMIHEDTSSEDTISDDQIGKNQTYKKLV; translated from the exons ATGAGCGACAAGATAGTAATAACCTACAAGCGAAAGCGttcctcatcacaatctgatcttACCAAAGCCAGAAAAGTTGATTCTTCGGAAAAGACTGAGCAGGAAATGCTCCCAAAAGCTGAACTTGATGCTTTCGATGAGAGGTTTGATCAAGTTAGCGTG ATGCCTGATATTGGAAAAGAAGCCGCATCTAAGATTGAACCACATGAAGCCTTTTCTCGAGCGAGATG TGATGCAGAAATAGTTGGAGAGTCACAACCTCCATGTTCACAAGGTGAATCCATGGGGTTGACCACAACTGACACAACCAAAAACTACATTACAGTTGAAAACGAGCAGCCAGATTTAGCCCAAAATGAGATAGTGACCAGAGAGGAAACAGGAGATAAGGTGGTTGAGGAGAGAGGTCATGAGAACCTTGTTAAGCCTCAAAGTTCTACTCCAAATCGTGCGGCAGTATTGCCGGATGAGAATAGTGATGGTAAGGCCAAAAAAACAGAAGGGCTGGTAAATGTTGATAAGGCACTGCAGGAGTTCTCTGATGTGGAGAGGATTGGTGTGTATAGCGGACAGGCATCATACAGAATGGCTTCTTCCTCTTTGCGCCCGGTTGGTTCATCTGTGCAGAATCAACTTGATCCG GAAAGCAGATCAAAAGGAAAACTACCGTTCTCAAATTTAAGATGCCCTGCACATAAAAAGCATCAGCTTACGGAAGCATCAGATACCTCTTACGTTTGTGCTAATTCTCCGGACATAGTAGGCCCTAAAATTTCTCTGGAGGATTTCCGAAACATGCCATCGTCATCATCCGGTTTGAACTTCAAAAACAGTGTTCATCAAGATGACAGGGGCAGGGAAATCCAATGGCCCGACTTTGGTGACACTGCATCCAAATCACAGCATCAGCAGATGTTTAATGATGCTACGCATGCATGGCATAGTACACTATCGGATAAGCCCAGGAGGATTTTAGCTCCATGGTCAGAACCAGAGTTGGATTTTCTTTGGATTGGAGTGAGAAGACATGGATTAAACAATTGGAATGCCATCTTAAATGATCCaatcctttgcttcttgagatcAAGGGTGGCAAAAGACTTGGCTGAACAATGGAGTAGAGAACATAAAAAGCTTCTTGATGATACACCTTCTCAGCCAACAAGACCGTATTCTGCACCAGCTCTCTCACCATCTCCTTTTATGCCGAGATCTGCAACACACGTTTGTTATTCTGGAAACATTAGTTTACCGTCAGGCCTTCAAACAGAGAGAGCAGAAACAACATTTTCCCCCAGAGGTTTATTCATTCATAATGAGAACACTCGTGGGAGCATTCCTGTGGGAAGAACTCCTGTGAATCATCATCTTGGCAGCAATCCAGCAAGATCTGATTACTCAACCACAGGAATTAGATACCCGAGGAATTTTGAAGCACACGACATCAAAAATCAGTTTGAGACATCTACTTTACATAGAGGATTACTTGAAACACCCAGGCATGAGGTGCAATCTCCTCCAGGCAGTAGTATTACTCTTCCTCACTGGCTCAGTGAAGCACtgaaaagaaatcaagagagattaGGATTGGCTGACCCAAGCACTGGGCGGTCTATACTTAAGAACGAGGAGAGAATCTATAATCCCAATTTTGAGAATTTACCTGCTCCAGATCATACTGTGGCTTCTCATGGAAATGCTGGCGGTACAAGGGTGGATGAACCATGGTTCCCGGAGAGATCATGCATGATTCCTGTTCGAGGCATAACTTTTCAGGGTTTTCCATCAGTTGATCCAGGATGGGATACAAAAAGTTTTGATTCATCTGCACCCAGTACCTTGGGTATGATTATTGGGGAAACATCCAAGGATGCAGTTGATGCAGGTTTAGGTCCAAATAATGCATTAGATTGGAATAAGAAAAGTTCTGGTTCAGTTGGACCCAGTAACTTGGGAATGATTCATGAGGACACATCCTCAGAAGACACCATATCAGATGATCAGATAGGAAAAAACCAGACATACAAGAAACTGGTTTGA